One genomic region from Bacteroidales bacterium encodes:
- a CDS encoding TlpA family protein disulfide reductase, whose translation MIKILIKPLIVFSLLFFVNAVFSQQATIIGNSKFYSNDEIVFYRYSDLITMSEEEMGRCKVDDKGNFSCQFKINETTFLFSHLGIYRVYLFIEPGKTYNLALPEKEDKTEAQRLNPYFRETDLFVGITNIVKNDINFLINSFDLSFNEKFDAIINDSYKGKSNINIDSMINTIESRYTNQKQTYFDTYRYYRYGLLKQITYIQKAKSTSEHYFLNKPVQYNNTAFMELFNLVYDKYFIFFSRTETGNAVFKNITQEKSLYNLKKTLATDNVLANDTLKELVILKGLHDGFFDDKFSRSALLTILDSLYFTSKIPEHLVIAQNIRTKVTHLLAGFVPAPFELYDSKRSLIKLDDFKGKYIYLNFCTSTSYTCLQEFTLLKKLYDKHKQMLEIVTICVDKDKQDMSNLLKNAGYDWTFLHYGNKPEIVKDFDIRAYPTYFLIAPDRKLLLSPAPSPRENFEIQFFKILRSKGEI comes from the coding sequence ATGATTAAAATTCTTATAAAACCCCTTATAGTCTTTTCCTTACTTTTCTTTGTTAATGCTGTATTCTCGCAACAAGCAACCATCATTGGTAATTCAAAATTTTACTCAAACGACGAAATTGTTTTTTATCGATATTCAGATCTTATCACTATGTCTGAGGAAGAAATGGGTCGTTGTAAGGTCGATGATAAAGGCAATTTTAGCTGTCAGTTCAAAATAAACGAAACAACATTTCTATTTAGCCATCTTGGAATTTACCGAGTTTACCTTTTTATTGAACCAGGGAAAACTTACAATCTTGCTCTACCTGAAAAGGAAGATAAAACTGAAGCACAAAGGTTAAACCCCTATTTTAGGGAAACCGATTTATTTGTAGGAATCACCAACATTGTTAAAAATGATATCAACTTCCTTATTAACTCTTTCGATTTATCGTTTAATGAGAAGTTTGATGCTATTATAAATGATTCTTATAAGGGCAAAAGCAATATCAATATCGATTCAATGATAAATACTATCGAGAGTCGCTACACTAACCAAAAACAAACATACTTTGACACTTATAGGTACTACCGCTATGGATTGCTTAAGCAGATTACCTATATACAAAAGGCGAAAAGCACATCGGAGCATTACTTTCTTAACAAGCCTGTTCAGTATAATAACACCGCCTTCATGGAGTTATTCAACCTCGTTTACGATAAATACTTCATCTTTTTCTCACGAACAGAGACAGGAAATGCTGTTTTCAAGAATATAACACAGGAAAAAAGTTTATACAATTTGAAGAAAACGTTAGCCACAGACAATGTCCTTGCAAACGATACGCTTAAAGAACTAGTGATTTTAAAAGGTTTGCACGATGGCTTTTTCGACGATAAATTTTCGAGATCTGCACTTCTAACAATTCTGGATTCACTTTACTTTACTTCTAAAATACCCGAACATCTTGTCATTGCTCAAAATATTCGGACAAAAGTAACACACCTTTTAGCAGGATTTGTGCCAGCACCTTTTGAACTATACGATTCTAAAAGAAGTCTCATAAAACTTGATGATTTCAAAGGGAAATATATCTACCTAAATTTTTGTACAAGTACAAGTTATACCTGTTTGCAAGAATTTACTTTACTAAAAAAACTCTACGATAAGCATAAGCAAATGCTTGAGATTGTCACAATTTGTGTTGATAAGGATAAGCAAGACATGAGCAATCTGCTAAAAAATGCTGGTTATGATTGGACATTCCTCCACTATGGAAATAAACCGGAAATTGTGAAGGATTTTGATATTAGGGCTTACCCTACATATTTTCTTATTGCACCAGATAGGAAACTTTTGCTATCGCCCGCCCCCTCTCCTCGTGAAAATTTTGAGATCCAATTTTTTAAAATACTCCGTTCTAAAGGAGAAATTTAA
- the coaD gene encoding pantetheine-phosphate adenylyltransferase: MEKVAVFPGSFDPFTVGHESIVLRALSLFDKIIIAVGYNTNKKSFFSIEQRLAIIRKVFDNESRIEVISYEGLTVELCKRINVYYILRGLRTSDDFEFERAIGQVNKAMHHEIESVFLLTAPEHSFINSTIVRDILIHNGDPSLFLPKSINIKDYFPHS; this comes from the coding sequence ATGGAAAAGGTTGCCGTATTCCCTGGATCATTTGATCCATTCACTGTAGGTCACGAATCGATTGTTTTGCGTGCCCTTTCTCTCTTCGATAAGATAATTATTGCCGTTGGCTATAATACTAACAAAAAATCGTTCTTTTCAATAGAACAGAGGCTTGCAATTATTAGAAAGGTTTTTGATAATGAGTCACGTATTGAAGTGATAAGCTACGAAGGGTTAACGGTTGAACTCTGTAAAAGAATAAACGTTTACTACATTCTCCGTGGCCTTCGTACTTCTGACGATTTTGAGTTTGAACGTGCTATAGGTCAGGTCAATAAAGCAATGCATCATGAAATCGAATCTGTTTTCCTATTAACAGCCCCTGAGCACTCATTCATCAACTCAACAATAGTAAGAGATATCTTAATACATAATGGGGATCCATCCCTATTCTTACCCAAATCTATCAATATAAAGGATTATTTCCCACACTCATAG
- the lon gene encoding endopeptidase La, translating to MSRKFEIKIGNPIFIDSIDQDSDFIPIITDENAPTIKDADIPRVIPILALRNTVLFPGVVIPITIGRSKSVNLIRELSTKKKILGAISQIDSKIEEPETKDLFKVGTIAQVLKVLEMPDGSTSVILQGIRRFEVEEFLGEDPYFTAKINFLKDVYPHDDDREFKAIVGSIRDLSLKVINLSPNIPHEASFAIKNIESNHFLVNFICSNADIQNTEKQGLLEKNVLKERGVQLLQYLTREVQLLELKNDIQTKVKQDMDQQQREYFLHQQMKTIQDELGGNPTEKEIEDLKKRALEKKWGKEVAEVFEKELEKLHRMNPMAGEYSVQLNYVQLLLDLPWNEYTTDNFDLKRAKTVLDEDHFGLEQVKERILEHLAVLKLKGDMKAPIICLYGPPGVGKTSLGKSVARALDRKYARISLGGLHDEAEIRGHRKTYIGAMPGRIIQNLKRVKSSNPVFILDEVDKVGKDFHGDPASALLEVLDPEQNNAFHDNYLEIEYDLSRVLFITTANNISTISSALRDRMELIDVSGYIMEEKVEIAKRHLIPNQLTEHGLTPDNVAFSNKVIETMVQNYTRESGVRSLNQKIAKVVRQIAKKIAFEEKFHKNLTVKEVQTILGIPRYVKDLYQGNDLAGVVTGLAWTETGGEILFVETSLSRGKGNLTITGNLGDVMKESTVIALEYIKAHSDLLDIKPEIFEKWNVHLHVPEGAIPKDGPSAGITMATSMASAYTQRKVRKGVAMTGEITLRGKVLPVGGIKEKILAAKRANITEIILSEENRKDISEIKDIYIKGLKFVYVENIMDVFKYALLEEKTENPLTID from the coding sequence ATGAGTAGAAAATTTGAAATAAAAATTGGCAACCCAATATTTATTGATTCGATAGATCAAGATTCAGATTTTATTCCAATAATAACTGATGAAAATGCACCGACCATTAAAGATGCAGACATTCCAAGAGTAATACCAATACTTGCACTTCGAAACACGGTATTATTCCCCGGAGTAGTAATTCCAATTACCATTGGTCGTTCTAAATCGGTGAATCTTATTCGTGAACTGAGTACAAAGAAAAAAATATTAGGTGCAATATCCCAGATTGATTCTAAAATTGAGGAACCCGAGACTAAGGATTTATTTAAAGTTGGTACCATTGCTCAAGTTCTCAAGGTTCTTGAAATGCCTGATGGAAGCACTTCTGTTATCCTTCAAGGTATTCGCAGATTTGAGGTTGAGGAATTTCTTGGAGAAGATCCATACTTTACAGCAAAAATAAACTTTTTAAAGGATGTCTATCCTCATGATGATGATAGAGAATTCAAAGCAATTGTAGGATCAATCAGAGATTTATCTCTAAAGGTTATCAATCTATCACCCAATATCCCACACGAAGCTTCGTTTGCGATTAAAAACATTGAAAGCAACCATTTTCTTGTAAATTTTATTTGCTCCAACGCAGATATCCAAAATACCGAGAAACAAGGGTTACTTGAGAAAAATGTTCTTAAAGAGCGCGGAGTTCAATTACTTCAATATCTTACAAGAGAGGTTCAACTGCTTGAACTAAAGAACGACATACAAACCAAGGTTAAGCAGGATATGGATCAACAGCAAAGGGAATACTTCCTGCATCAACAAATGAAAACTATTCAGGATGAGCTTGGTGGAAACCCTACTGAAAAAGAGATTGAGGATCTTAAAAAGCGTGCTTTAGAAAAAAAATGGGGGAAAGAGGTTGCAGAAGTCTTCGAAAAGGAGCTCGAAAAATTACATCGTATGAACCCGATGGCTGGTGAGTATTCCGTACAACTCAATTACGTTCAGCTACTACTTGACCTCCCTTGGAATGAATATACAACCGATAACTTTGACCTAAAACGTGCCAAAACCGTCCTTGATGAGGATCATTTTGGTCTTGAACAGGTAAAGGAGCGAATTCTTGAACATCTAGCAGTATTAAAACTCAAAGGTGACATGAAGGCACCTATTATCTGCCTATATGGCCCTCCTGGCGTTGGAAAAACATCTCTCGGAAAATCAGTTGCACGAGCACTCGATCGTAAGTATGCTAGAATTTCACTAGGAGGTCTTCATGATGAAGCGGAGATCCGTGGTCATAGGAAAACATATATCGGGGCAATGCCCGGACGTATTATCCAAAACCTAAAACGAGTAAAATCTTCGAATCCAGTATTCATCCTTGATGAGGTTGATAAGGTTGGAAAAGATTTTCATGGAGATCCGGCCTCTGCCCTACTTGAGGTTTTAGATCCTGAACAAAATAACGCTTTCCACGACAACTATCTTGAGATTGAGTACGATCTATCCAGAGTACTTTTTATTACAACAGCCAATAATATTTCAACTATTAGCTCCGCACTTCGCGATAGAATGGAACTAATTGATGTTAGCGGTTATATAATGGAGGAAAAAGTTGAAATTGCTAAGCGTCATCTCATTCCTAATCAACTTACTGAGCATGGACTAACCCCTGATAATGTTGCTTTCAGCAACAAGGTAATTGAAACAATGGTTCAAAATTACACCCGTGAAAGTGGTGTCAGGAGTCTTAACCAAAAAATTGCAAAAGTTGTTAGGCAGATAGCCAAAAAGATTGCCTTTGAAGAGAAGTTTCATAAAAATCTAACCGTTAAAGAGGTACAAACAATACTGGGTATACCTAGATATGTTAAGGATCTTTATCAAGGTAATGATTTGGCTGGTGTGGTAACTGGACTTGCTTGGACCGAAACTGGTGGCGAAATTCTATTTGTTGAAACGAGCCTTAGCCGTGGAAAAGGGAATCTTACAATAACAGGAAACCTTGGCGATGTAATGAAAGAATCAACTGTTATTGCCCTTGAGTATATTAAAGCGCATTCAGATCTATTGGACATTAAACCTGAGATTTTTGAAAAATGGAACGTTCACCTACATGTTCCTGAGGGTGCAATTCCTAAAGATGGCCCTTCGGCAGGTATCACTATGGCAACGTCAATGGCTTCGGCATATACACAGCGAAAAGTTCGTAAAGGTGTCGCAATGACAGGCGAAATAACTTTACGAGGAAAAGTTTTGCCAGTAGGGGGTATCAAAGAAAAAATACTAGCAGCAAAGCGTGCAAATATAACCGAGATTATTTTATCAGAAGAGAACAGAAAAGATATCTCTGAAATAAAAGATATTTACATCAAAGGGCTTAAATTCGTTTACGTTGAGAATATCATGGATGTGTTTAAGTATGCTCTGCTAGAGGAAAAAACAGAAAATCCTTTAACCATCGATTAG
- a CDS encoding glucose-1-phosphate thymidylyltransferase: MQRHHILFDDSRRLNLLPLTFTRPVAEIRIGILTIKEKWEKFLNASCSYLTADYLREKFHPANGEMESCLINGGVIPDQELFDSIIKLRVGEALVWKEMVIAAILPSTPNPSYIPLFEDFKERKYLLEKPFMVLNPWDIFSQNKKAIEQDFELLTKNRISEPISKTNQVINPENVFVEKGAKVECAILNANSGPIYIGADSEIMEGSIIRGPLALCNNSILKMGVKIYGPTTIGPHSKVGGEINNSVFIGCSNKAHDGFLGNSVIGEWCNIGADSNNSNLKNNYANVKLWNYQKKSFVDTGLLFCGLIMGDHSKCGINTMFNTGTVVGVSANIFGSGFPRNFIPSFSWGGAQGFSTYSIDKAFETARLVFERRGLSFNSIEKSILQRVFELTEEFRKF, from the coding sequence ATGCAAAGACACCACATATTATTTGATGATTCGCGTAGGCTAAACCTACTACCTTTGACCTTCACCCGCCCTGTTGCAGAAATTCGCATAGGAATTCTGACCATTAAGGAGAAATGGGAGAAGTTTCTAAACGCTTCCTGTTCCTACTTAACCGCCGATTATCTTCGTGAAAAGTTTCATCCCGCTAATGGCGAAATGGAATCGTGTTTAATTAATGGGGGTGTAATTCCTGATCAAGAATTATTCGATTCAATAATAAAACTAAGAGTTGGTGAAGCATTGGTGTGGAAGGAAATGGTTATAGCAGCCATTCTACCATCAACTCCAAATCCATCCTACATACCTTTATTTGAAGATTTTAAAGAAAGAAAATATCTTTTAGAGAAGCCCTTTATGGTCTTAAATCCCTGGGATATCTTTTCTCAAAACAAAAAAGCAATAGAGCAAGATTTTGAGTTACTAACCAAAAATCGAATATCAGAGCCAATATCAAAAACTAATCAGGTTATAAATCCCGAGAATGTATTTGTTGAGAAAGGGGCAAAAGTTGAGTGTGCTATACTAAATGCTAATAGTGGTCCTATTTACATTGGTGCTGACTCTGAGATTATGGAAGGTTCAATTATACGTGGCCCTTTAGCACTATGCAATAATTCAATTCTAAAGATGGGTGTCAAAATTTATGGACCAACTACCATTGGCCCACATTCTAAGGTAGGGGGTGAGATTAATAACTCAGTGTTTATAGGTTGCTCAAATAAGGCTCACGATGGTTTTCTTGGAAATTCGGTTATAGGAGAATGGTGTAATATTGGGGCAGACTCAAATAACTCCAATCTCAAAAACAACTACGCAAATGTAAAACTTTGGAACTATCAAAAGAAAAGTTTTGTGGATACTGGTTTACTGTTTTGTGGATTAATTATGGGTGATCACTCAAAATGTGGTATCAATACTATGTTTAACACTGGAACAGTTGTGGGAGTTAGCGCAAATATTTTTGGTAGTGGTTTCCCCCGAAATTTTATTCCCAGCTTTTCATGGGGAGGCGCTCAAGGATTTAGTACCTATAGTATAGACAAAGCCTTTGAAACAGCAAGATTAGTTTTTGAGCGTAGAGGGTTGTCCTTTAACTCTATTGAGAAAAGTATCCTTCAACGTGTCTTTGAACTTACTGAAGAGTTCAGAAAGTTTTAA
- a CDS encoding type B 50S ribosomal protein L31 has translation MKKGIHPENYRLVAFKDMSNEQVFITKSTVATRETITVDGVEYPVVKVEISNTSHPFYTGKMKLVDTAGRVDKYLNRYKDHIDKKKK, from the coding sequence ATGAAAAAGGGAATACATCCGGAAAATTATCGACTGGTGGCATTCAAGGACATGTCTAACGAGCAAGTTTTTATCACCAAGTCAACCGTAGCAACCCGGGAAACCATCACCGTTGATGGCGTTGAATATCCTGTGGTTAAAGTAGAAATTTCGAACACTTCACATCCTTTCTATACCGGTAAGATGAAACTTGTTGACACCGCAGGTCGCGTTGATAAGTACTTGAACCGTTACAAGGATCATATCGACAAAAAGAAAAAGTAG
- a CDS encoding Bax inhibitor-1/YccA family protein: protein MDLFRSSNPAFSEKIFSKERVFTSDETMTVQGTMNKALLMLILVVLGAAFTWRAFFESIPVDPLHPSIPTSVIIWMAVGGIGGFITSLVVIFAPKSSPIAAPIYAVLEGLFLGGISAIFAAQYTGNIIIQAVGLTFLTFFLMFTAYRSGWIKVTEKFRTIILAATGAIALMYFLTFILGFFGVNVGFIHSSGPIGIGISVVIIAVAALNLLLDFDFIDRASAQGAPKYMEWFGAFGLMVTLIWLYIEFLRLLSKLYSRD, encoded by the coding sequence ATGGATTTATTTCGTTCTTCAAACCCAGCATTCTCCGAGAAAATTTTCTCTAAAGAAAGGGTTTTCACCTCTGATGAAACAATGACTGTTCAGGGGACTATGAATAAGGCATTGTTAATGCTGATTTTAGTTGTTTTAGGCGCCGCTTTCACATGGAGAGCTTTCTTTGAAAGTATTCCTGTAGATCCGTTACATCCATCCATCCCAACTTCTGTTATAATATGGATGGCCGTAGGCGGAATTGGGGGATTTATAACTTCATTAGTAGTTATCTTTGCCCCAAAAAGTTCTCCTATCGCAGCCCCTATTTACGCTGTGCTTGAAGGCCTATTCTTAGGCGGAATATCTGCAATATTTGCTGCTCAATATACTGGCAACATAATTATTCAAGCAGTTGGGCTAACCTTTTTAACCTTTTTCTTGATGTTTACAGCTTATCGCTCAGGTTGGATTAAGGTAACTGAGAAATTCAGAACAATTATACTTGCTGCAACAGGGGCTATTGCCTTGATGTATTTCCTAACCTTTATTTTAGGATTCTTTGGTGTAAACGTTGGATTTATCCATAGCAGTGGTCCTATCGGAATTGGCATCAGCGTTGTAATTATTGCAGTTGCTGCTTTAAACCTCTTGCTCGATTTCGATTTCATCGACAGAGCATCGGCTCAGGGTGCACCAAAATATATGGAATGGTTTGGTGCTTTCGGTCTCATGGTTACCTTAATTTGGCTTTACATCGAATTCTTAAGGCTTTTATCAAAACTCTATAGTCGCGACTAA
- a CDS encoding DNA alkylation repair protein, translated as MEEKVMDIIMQIKHRMNGTVVNSMQESGIIYKVNYGVTIPELQQIAQPYKGDHHLAIRLFEEDIRECKIIASIIDTSDKVTGEQIDNWSNDFINIEIVEQVCSNLFWKSDFALPRSVEWCLEDDNLLQKAGLLIAGNRASDKTIKDSIFEPYIDIVEKLVETDDELVSNSAIFALREIGKKSESLKEKVLEAAERMAESDFGIAAWIGSQLIFEFTEE; from the coding sequence ATGGAAGAAAAAGTAATGGACATAATCATGCAGATTAAACATCGCATGAATGGAACAGTAGTTAACTCCATGCAAGAATCAGGTATTATATATAAAGTAAACTACGGGGTTACTATACCTGAACTACAACAAATTGCTCAACCATATAAAGGGGATCACCACCTTGCCATCCGTTTATTCGAGGAGGATATAAGGGAGTGTAAGATTATTGCATCAATAATTGATACCTCTGACAAGGTAACAGGGGAGCAGATTGATAATTGGAGTAATGATTTTATAAATATCGAAATTGTTGAGCAGGTTTGTAGTAATCTCTTCTGGAAATCCGATTTTGCTTTACCTCGTAGTGTAGAATGGTGCTTAGAGGACGACAATCTTCTTCAAAAAGCCGGATTACTAATTGCAGGTAATAGAGCCTCTGATAAAACAATTAAGGATTCAATTTTTGAGCCCTATATTGATATTGTTGAAAAACTTGTTGAAACCGATGATGAATTGGTTAGCAACTCTGCAATCTTCGCTTTGCGTGAAATAGGAAAAAAAAGCGAATCGCTTAAAGAAAAAGTATTAGAAGCCGCTGAACGGATGGCAGAATCAGACTTTGGAATTGCTGCTTGGATTGGAAGTCAATTAATATTTGAATTTACCGAAGAGTAG